A window of Trachemys scripta elegans isolate TJP31775 chromosome 9, CAS_Tse_1.0, whole genome shotgun sequence genomic DNA:
AGGACAGTTGGACACCTCACTCCCTTAAATCCCTCTGCAAATCCCagtccaacacacacacaattagtggGAAATTTTCTCAGCATAGGTGTGAGGCTTGCGGAGGGGGAAATATTTCAGCTATTATTCCCCTACGGAAAGGAGGtttctaggcctggtctacactatggggttaggtcaaatttagccgcgttaggtcgatttaaaaatgaatgcgtccacacaaccaaccccgttccgtcgacctaaagggctcttaaaattgacttctttacttctccccggcgaggggagaagcgctaaaatcgactttgctggatcaaatttggggtagtgcggatgcaaattgacagtattggcctccaggagctatcccagagtgctccattgtgactgctgtggacagcactttgaactccgatgcactagccaggcaCACAGggaaagccccgggaacttttgaatttcatttcctgtttggtcagcgtggcgaactcagcagcacaagtgaccatgcagtgtccccccccaccccgaatcCATAGAGTGTAGAATGTTtttacgctccccctatcatctccatccctgaggttatcgcagattagaaagcgaaaaaaatgcacttgagatgacatgttttccaagctcatgcagtcctcccacacagatagggcacagcttaatgcatggaggcattcagtagcagaggccaggaaagaattaagtgagcttgaagagcggaggcaggatgcaatgctgaggctaatgggggagcaaacggacatgatgaagcgtctgttggagctgcaggaaagccacaagagcacagaccccccgctgcatccactgtataaccgcctaccctcctccccatgttccatagcctcctcacccagatgcccaagaacgcgggggaggctccgggcacccagccactccattgcagaggatggcccaagcaacagaaggctgtcattcaaacagtttgatttttagtgtggctacaataagcaatgtggccttgtccttcccagcatccaggctaccttgtccgttatctctctcttttttttttaattaataaagaaagaatgcatagtttctaaacaatagttactttatttcgaagcggggagggtggttggtttacagggaattaaaatcaacaaagggggcgggtttgcatcaaggagaaacacacaaaattgtcacaccaaagcctggatagtcatgaaactggttttcaaagcctctctgatgtgcagcacgtcttgctgtgctcttctaatcgccctggtgtctggcacgAAACAACTGTCTgacgttgctttcacagagggaggggcgactgacgacatgtacccaaaaccacccacaacaatgttttttgccccatcaggcattaggagcttaacccagaattccaatgggtggccgagactgcaggaactgtgggatagttacccaccGTGCACCACTctgtaagtcaatgctagccatggtagtgaggatgcactccgccgacttaatgcgcttagtgtggacatacgcaatcgactgtatcaaatcgatttctaaaaatcgacttctataaaaatcaacctaatttcgtagggtagacatacccctacTTTATATTCCCAGCTTGATGCATAAGGACCTCGTGCTTCTAACACCACTGTGAAAGGCATGTGCCATCCCCATGCATCCCCTTCAAGCCAGGTGCAGCACTACAGGTTCACTCTGCCTTGATTTCCCCAATGGAGAGGTGAATAAATTCCCCAAGCCTTTTATGTATCAAACAGCATCCTCACCACCCCCCTGGTCTGACGGGCTAATTTAGCAACAGGAAATTCACAGAAACATAAGGAAGTCCTTCATCCAGGCTGCTTaacggggtgcaggctccatctATCTGAGTGCATCTGTCCCATGCCCCGCCCTTTCCTGCAATGCATACCCAACTTTGGGTCCTTCGCCAGAGCGAGGGCCTTCCTGCTGACTGCAGCTCTTTTCCTGGCTGCACACACTGCCTTGCAGGCTGCGCCTCCTGCAGCTAGCCGGGATTTCCCTCCCAGAGTCTCTTTTCCCCCCTAGGAATTCCTCTGCTCTGTTCCCTGGAGCACCTCTCCCTAAGAGACTCCTCTTGTTAGGAGCAGCTTCCCTTTCATCCCAGCCCAGATGCTCAAGAGTCAGCTCCCAACCAGCCACCTGAGCAGTTCATTGCTTGCAGGCAGGCTGGCCCCAGGTAAAGGGGGCCAGTGCTCCAGGGCCGCCAGCCCATGCCGTGAAATGAAACAAACAGACTGTATCCCCAAATCAGGGATTTAATGGGCAGCTAGTCAGTTACAATATCTTTCTCCTCCCAGGTTTTGTCATTATCCCTCTCTTATGGACAGGCCCCACAGTTTTGTTATTTATCATCCCTggaaaaaaatggtatttttaaatatttccccttccctcccccaaagctGAGAATGAaaaccagccagtccctgccttgCCCCCAAATACGAGCTGCAACAAGGATATCATCCAACTAGTTTGGTGGGAGAACCTCCAACAGCCAATGCTGGATAGCTTTGCAATCAGACCTCTGGGCAAGCACTCCATACCTGCAAGGCAGGCCATTTAGATACACTGTAGAAGAATCCTATGTGCTGAAGCAATCAGGCCCAGATTCATGAAGGCGATTAAACAGGTGCACAACTGTAAGCATgcgagtagtcctattgacttcaatgggattactcatgtttAAATGCTGTCCTGAATGGGAGCCTTGGAAAGCAGGGGTTTGTGTTAGTTAGAAGTTTCTTTTAGTTCCCTGCCTGCTCACACAAATGCAACTAGCAGGTAGAGAGGAGGGCCTGTGCTTTCATGGGCCAGCTCCCCAAAAAACCTCAGTGGACTTAAGACAGATCAGGAGGTACCCAGGCTTGTAAACCAAAAGAAAGATtgcagggtggggaagaggttCATGTTGGGCCTTCCAGCTGCAGCATATGTATGTTTTCCCTAGCCCATACCTCTAAAATTCCAACATGGCTACCCATTTGTGGGGGCAGCTGCTGTTTAGTGGGGCAGAATTCATGCATGTTACAGAAGATACATACACACTGTGTTCTTTCATGCATTGTTGTTTCCCTTTCATCTAAAAATCAATGATATTCAGGTTGTTGGTTTTCTCGTTGAGTATGGAGAAGCCTAAAAGCCTTAATGTTGTTCCACCACTGTGGAGGTTAGTCTTCAGTTGCTTGAACAGATTTCAGTTGTCTCTTAAAGGGACATTCTCATGAGTGTCAGTTTCATTACTTGAAACTGACAGTGCCATCTTTCTGTCTAAAAAGGCTGTACCTATTACACTTCCAAAAAATACATAAGATTCTGATAATTGGGAGAAGTTGGTGGGGAAaaacatatctttttttaaatgagtgcatAGGGATTCAGATCTCTCAACATCCATTTCCCACCATCTTAGAGACACACACACTACCACtttgtcaatatttatttttttattaaaatattgttataCCAAGTGGAATGCTACAGCAATCTCGGTATAGGGCAGCATAACAAAACAGCCAGGTTTACATTTAAATACTTAAAGAtaacttaaaacacacaaacaaaaaaacctcattgTCTTTGGCAGAAAAAAGTTCACAGcacaaaaaaaaatacttaaagaaataccaatattaatataaaatatattaagttgtttttttctctttcatagtttttgttttgttttgcactttGTAAACAATGCACCAGAACCAAACACATTTTTTACATGTCTGggggagaaaataaaaaatgcagttgTCCAGCAAATGCACAGATATTTATATATGAAGGCCAAGTGAAGAAAGCATTGGAGTTCAGTGGATTGAGAAACTCTTAATTAAAATCAGAATTGGCTACTGTCAAAAGCCAGCTGTCAGTAGACAAGGGGGTGTATGAGAACTGTGAATAAGTGAGTGAATAGATCTTGGTGCAGTTCCAGGGATGGGGGAAATCAACTCCTCCACAACAAAATCAGACATGCTTGTTTCACGTTGGGAGTGTTTTTTTCATCTCCAGTTTCATTCCCCTCACtcccttgtttatttttttgcataAACACAAGCTCCCTTCAGCTGAAACATACACACAGCTTCTGGTATTTATAAAGGCTCCCATCCTGCAATCCTTTACCCTCTCAAGCATTGTGTTTGCACATGGCTGTGAATGGTGCTACTGGTGCATATAAGTCATGAGAGTCAGAGTCCGGCCCTCAGGCAGCCTCACTTAGCTCTTCTGATTTGATGaagctattctgatttacatcatctgaggatctgccccttccccaaccgAGAGCAGCCCAGGAGCTCAAACACATACCCAGCCACCCaccaacatttggcacgcggctggTATTGAAACAAACAGAAGGGAAATTCCAGTTGGAGGAATCATGGGAAAGTGCCCAAAAGGAAATGGAATCTGATGGACGCCAATGAGGGATATTTAACTCTGGAGACAAACAGGATATGAAAATTGAGAAAGAGACAAGTGAGGGAGGGCGAGAAAGGTTCCACAGAGAgcaggaaagggggcaggagggacaaAGGCCATGGCAGGGAGGAATTTGAAATGATAAATACAGGGTTTGCTTTTGTTTACAAAACGGAGTTATTTACAGAGCCTGCCTGTCCCCTCCTCAcctaccctgatgggctgcagcctgccagcactGTAGCCTCCCCAGGAGAAGTGCCTCTGGGGACCAGCCACTGGGCACCAGCTGGCTACTCAAAATCACCCTCACTCAAAGCATTTCCAGTCCTCTCaacaggaggggaaaggggggttgGGAGGCACAGGGCGGGGCAGGAGTTCTGGCCACACCAGCACAATACAAGAGCTACTCCTGGCAGCTTGACCTTGGAGAACGGGTACCAACAGGGGGTCCAATGAAACAGGCAGGCCAGTCCTTCCAGGGTCAGTTTCTAGCAATGCACAGCATGCCGCCCTCCTCCAGGTCACAAATGGAGAGCAGGGGAGAGCTCTGTGCCTCTTCACTTTCGGACCCTCCTTCCTTGTTTCCTGCGACATATCAGCCGCAAAAGGAACTTGAGACAGTCCTTCCCAAGCACAGGCACATTGCACAAGGGCTGGTCCAATGGGGTGGATGGAGCAGGTAGCAAATGAGCTCTGCTGTGATGGAAAGTGGGTGAGATAAATGGCAACTGATGGATGCAAaccgcagcagcagcttccctcccAGCCCTCGCTGTGTGGCTCTGCTGCATGCTCTCCTGCagtcctgcccccaaactccttttGTCCAGGAACTCTCCATGCCACAAGCCCAGCCAGGCTCCCGATAACAGAACGGCTCCTGAATCCGCACTTTCCCCAGCAGATCTCTCCTCTGACCAGGCCAGCGTGCAGGGACAGAGAGGATAGTGGGCACCTGCCCTTCCTCAGATCAGAATTTCCACCATGTCTGACAGGCTGATGGTCCTGGCAGCAGACATGGTCTCTGCAAGGAAACAAACCAcctttagattgtgaactctctCTAGCTGGGACTGGCTCCTGCTTttatgtctgtgcagcacctagcacaacggagcCCCGATGCGCCCCACGGAAATGCAAACATTTACAACAGGGCCATTAGATTTACGTGAATCCATAATGAATAAATAAGACAGCTTGGGCCCAGCCCCTAAAACATGACAAGTGATTTTGGGGGCCCACCTTGTTTCAGACAgcactgagcacccaccctctgagaatcaggcccttttaaggtgtcttAGGCTGGGCTCcccaaatcactaatcacttgTATAACCCTAGCCCTCTTCCATCAGCCTCTCTGATGGGGCCCATGCACATACCCTATGGGGACAACCATCACCAGTGGTTAATGCAAACCAAATGGCATGTCAGAGCCAacccagctccctgcactcactCGAACCCCACCCCCTCGAACTGTCAAGGGGAGAGTGCTTGGCTCCTGGCTTTCCACTggctgcagggcccggggcagagggcggagagaggagcagggggattCTTCTCGTGTTTGTGGTTTTCTCTACAGATGGTAAAGCCCAGGCAGAACGCTGCACAATtagctggggggtggaggggagaggagagggagccTCTCCGATTCCTCCCTCCTGACTCTAAAACCACTAGCAGAAAAACCGGATTCTCCCACTGAAGGTCAGGGCGGGTGTGCTAGCCTGTGGCGTGCTGATAAGCTGGGCTTTAGTTCAGATCTGCAGGCCCAAATCAAAGCCCAAAGGAATCAGTAAGAGAGAAAACTTTCAAGACAcactctttcctctcccttccttctctttcctctggTCTTTCCCACACTCTTTCCTGGTCTGCGCCCCACCTAGCCCTGCAGTATTTCATTCCCACTGTGCATCTCACACTCAGGATTAGTCACTCTGGCAGGAGGCTGAGCCCTGGCAGCCAGGGTGGAGTAACCAGCTCCTTGCTCACTCCTCAGCTATGCAGGGCTTGTCCAGCACCcctggcagagggaagggaggTCTCTGGGTTCACCCTGGGCACAGCCTCGCAGGGATTCTGCAAGCATGTATTTgccagggcagcagggcaggcaggacTTACCCATGGAGTGTGCTGGGCTGCTGTCGAGCTGGGCGCCAGGCCCCCCATCCGGACTGCCGAGGCTGCTCTCAGGCAAGCCATCTGTCTGGGTGCTCCCATCTTTGCTGCCACGTTTGGAGTGGAAGGCGAGAGGGCCGCAAGGAGATGGGCTGGGCGTTTCCTCCACTGGGACTTTGCCTGCTGGAGGGATAGGAGCAGCcacctttagattttaaatacTGAGGCGAACTTGATTGGCTCTGGGCTCTTACTGGCTTTTAGTGAGCCAGGCCTGACCAGCAGACAATCAGAGAGCTCCATTTCTGTGCTGTGTTCCAAGGCTCTCTCCGATGGCCATTGCAATCAGGGTGCGTGTCAGGgagagccccctcccaccaggAAACACCCCAGCTCAGTGCAGCTGAATGCCAAAGGATGGAAGCGTTGGAGGAAACACAGCAAAGGGAGCTTTCAAGCAGGGCTTTAATGCTAACTGAAGGGGCAAGTAGCCTGTGACTCCCTCCCCACAGGTGAGACTCCTCTTACCTGGACTCCCTCTGGAAGGGCCCTCGACCAACCGTTCACCGTGAGCGGTCCcctgccaattctgggcccccgAGGCAGCAAAGATGGACGGCACAGACTTGGCCGGCCGAAGGGAGCCCTGCATAGTCTTGCTGGGATCCTTCCGCGAGCGCTGCTGCAGAATTTTGATGACTGCATCCTTCTCCAATATTTGGGCATGAAGTGCTTTTAACCTGGGGTACGCGAGAGCAAGGCACAAAGTGAGAGAGATGCTGGCAATTTTATTCCAGAGTGTGTGTGACGCTTCAACAACTCCTTCATCATGTGGTGTTCCTTTAGCATCACGGCCAAGAAAATTTAGCTCCGTCAATGCGCATGGCAAGGACACCTATTTCCCATGGCTGCTGGTTGGCCAGCTGGGAAACCAGTTTCCAAATGCTCAATGACGCGAGCGACATAAAAATCCCAAGACTGATGATAATGGAAGGCCAACAAAAAACATGCCCTGTGAAGCCACATGCAGGACCTACCTGTTCTCCATTTCCTGGTGCTTGTGATTGGCCAAGAGGAGATCCTCGTCAAAGCTGTTATTGGGGGAGTGACGCGGGGAGTGGTTGATGATAGTCGTGTCCCGCTGCGCAGCAGCGGTGGCAGCTGCGTCCATGGCAAACTGCCTCATGGTGCATTCTTCCAGATACTTCTGCTCCCACTTGGTCATGTCCGCCTCCAGGGCTAGgatcttttcttccttctctctcaaCTGTTCGGCCAGCATATGGGCACTCAGCTCCGGGGATCCTCCAGTTGGGGCTCCCACCTGTCTCTGTATTGACACAGGAAAAATGACACACAGCATGAGACTGAATCATGAAGAGAAAGGTCCCTTGAGTGCAATGATCAGAAATGGGCCCAACCTGCACAGATCCAGGTTTCTCCAAAGTCTGGGGATACTTGATTGGACCGCTCTCTAGCCATTATGCTGTGCCCCATCCTCAGGAGTCTGGCACATCTGGGCCTTGCCTGCATTAGCCTTTCCGTGTAACCTGCCCCCAATTGCAGCACCACAGCTGGCAATGCTCGTGCCGCAAGGGGACTGGTGCCACCAGTGTTTTGATCAACTGTCTCACTAGCCCTGCTTTGCTGCTGGCCTCAACCCTGGTTCCATGAACTCCTCACCTGCTGAGCCCGCAGCATCTTCAGCTCCTGCTCCAGGCGGGTGCGGAGACGCAGTTCCAGCTGCTCACGTTTTTCGCAGGCGGCCTGGAGCTGGCCTAGGGCCTGCTGCAGCCTCTCTACCTTCTCCACGTATGCCCGCTTCCTCCTCAGCTCATCCTCGGTCTTAGCTGCCCGTGTCTGGGCGTTGCTCAGTGCCTGCTCCAGCAGTTCCGCCCGCCGGCGCTGGTCCTCACTGGCGCTGCGCAGACGCGAAATCTCTCGTTCCAGCTTCTCTTTCTCCTGCTGGTGCTCGTAGCCTGGAAACAGCACAAGGAGCAAATACATTAGTTGATGGTTGTAGCTGCTCCATTCGCTCAGAACATTCCCAGCTGCAGTCATTTCATTCCAGTGCATATCGGAGGGACTCCGGCTCAGAGCTATCGCATTAGGATTCTGGCATCAGATATAATGGCCAATTGCCATGAGAAAATCTAAATATCTGTTCTGAAAATATCTGCCCAGGGAGAAGTCGCTTGTTCCACCCCACTGACGCTAAGAGGCTCccagtctctctcacacaaagATGTCTGTGCTGCCAGTGTCTATTcactggggatgggggcgggaaGGGTAGTACCATTAGTGCCACATGCTATATGTGAGGCTTCACTGGGCCACTGCCAGGGAATCAGCTGCTATGGTTACGGgtaagaaagaagaaaattccTTAAGGCTCAGTTTTCACAATGCATCTTAGTCCTACTCTACCACTCCTGCTATTGCAGCCTTAGGCCCCATATAGCTCTGCCAATGTAACACCTCAGTTATTCCACGTGGCTCTGCAAGGCAGCCCTCTCCTGCCTTGTAACACCATTACTAGTCCAGTCCCAGGGTCTCTCCTCCCCAGTTAGTCTGTCAACTATACTGAAAGGCATGGCAACTTCATCATGTGACCTGCCACCCACTACGCAGCTGGCTCCTTGCACGGGCTTCCTTGTTTAAAAACCTGTGGGCTGGTGCTCCAAAGTTGCACACCACGCTCCCTTCAGCCTGACCCCTGGCAAACTCAGACAAATCCTGATCCAAATGGGGGCcactccactgactccaatggactTTCACCCATTCAGCCCAGTGGAGGACTGGCCCACAATCTCCCAAAGAAGCCAGCTTCTCCGTGGGCATTAAGAGGCGACCGCTCAGAAGTCCAAGGGAAAGAGCCGTGGTTAAAGACATATTAATGCCACCTTTGACGAAGGCCGTGTCCACATGAGAAAACAGGCCTAGAACACAGGGTAGTGCAATGTGagcaattccttcctgaccaaAGGAATCAATCCCTGTCCCTGCCCGCAGGAAAAGAGTCTATCCCCGGGGCTGCACAAACTCCCCTCCTGAACCGGCTCCGTTCCACCAGTACAACTTCCCCAGATGGACGAGGCCTAAGCACTGGGGTTCAGCAACTTTCAGGGAAGGGAAGGCGGGTGGGAACAATGACAGACTTGGGCTgtgcccctttccccctcccttgggtTTTCATGGGCATTTTGCTGCCAGCCATGGAAGTGGAATCAACCCAGGAAGAGACTGTCAGGcctattcccagcctctggcaaaaacgttttctccttaaaaaaaaaaaaaaaataatatccaATGCGAGAGAGAAAAAGGGCTCTAGCCTAGGTCTGGGATTCAGAGTAGCGGGAGTGCTGACTGTGTGCTGGAACAGCCAGAACAGCCGCTGGAATGCAAAGAATCCAGGTCACACTGATGGCTGCTATGATTAATGTCTCTGGTTTGAGTGCCAAGAACAGCTTAGCTCTCCCTGGGGAATGGCAAAAGCTTCCAAGAGAGGATCCACCTCCTCTCCTATCTTAAAGGGACCTTtacccttccttcctctctccttcccaacACACCCACCCTGAAAGCATGCCAACCCACTCTGATCCACCGGGCCACAGAGTGACAGGGCAATGCGCAGCAGGGCTGGCCGTGCAGCGAGCCACGCAGGCACaactgcacagctctgcacagcaCCTCCACCGTGACCAAGCGTTCCCCCAGGACTTACTTTGTGCAAGCAGTTTCGCCACAGTGCCCTGGCTGCCTTCTGGGTTCTCCTGCTGCTTGCTGGCCAGCTGTTTGTTTGCAGATTCCAACCGTTCTGTTTCAGATTAAATATACAGAGATAGAATTTTTAGAATTTAATTGACTGGGAACAGCCTGGTTCTTGGAAGACACCGGTGGTATTAGACACCCATCTTGAAACCTAATCTCCCTGAAATGCTCCTGATGTACCAGGAAACATGTCAGGAGACAGTTTGTTGGGGATCTGTCACCAGAGATGAGGGTCACAAGACTGGGACCAACAAGGGGGAGTCACAAACTGGTACTGGATGTGGCCTCAACAACGGGGATCAGAACAGAACCAGGTTCGACAACATGAGGCCAAGTGTCTGCACTGAACAAGGGCCTACATAGTGGAGATGGACAACTGCTCGAGTGGCTTATGGAGGGAGCACCAATGTGGGGAGGCTCAGCCCAAGGCACAGCATGTTTCTAATAACAATTATCTTCTCTCGAAATGAGTGACGCAGCCCAAAAAGGAGTGCACCCAAGAATTGCCCTTTCCGCTCTCCCTAGCCCCTGTCTAGTGCAGTCCAGAGTTTCTTACCTTTCAGATCCCAGTTGAAATCCTGAAGCCGCCGCATCTCCCCATCCTTCTTGTTCCTCATGGTTTTCTCCAATGCCTCTCGCTTGGAAGATGCCTTCATCAGGTTTTCATAGTCCTCGGAGATTCGCTGAATCTCTGTTTCCagctgtgtgggggggaggggggagagaaacaaCAGGCTGAAGTTAAACATTCTTG
This region includes:
- the AMOTL2 gene encoding angiomotin-like protein 2, whose amino-acid sequence is MRTAEDSSGTVLHRLIQEQLRYGNLTENRTLLAIQQQALRGGGSMGSPRSSLESLTQEESQMVQQSTRQEPQGQEHHCDHVYLENNVYRLYQPQHKGEELPTYEEAKAHSQYYASQRGQQAGVPCPGTPAEPGQQRAYAPDSSSKRQDESLKELKHGHVRSLSERLMQMSLERNGAKAQNHMSSSHSYPQLSRHFQLSAPRGQHAEGMEPRGPPPEYPYIIPTQEPAVGYLADPRHCSREGPGFQHPEVRVMQAHMPQAFLPQQAALCHGPLGSLTPAGMEVLMTAQAASASSHLAQMETVLRENEKLLRESEKLQRENEKLRRELESCSEKASRIQKLETEIQRISEDYENLMKASSKREALEKTMRNKKDGEMRRLQDFNWDLKERLESANKQLASKQQENPEGSQGTVAKLLAQSYEHQQEKEKLEREISRLRSASEDQRRRAELLEQALSNAQTRAAKTEDELRRKRAYVEKVERLQQALGQLQAACEKREQLELRLRTRLEQELKMLRAQQRQVGAPTGGSPELSAHMLAEQLREKEEKILALEADMTKWEQKYLEECTMRQFAMDAAATAAAQRDTTIINHSPRHSPNNSFDEDLLLANHKHQEMENRLKALHAQILEKDAVIKILQQRSRKDPSKTMQGSLRPAKSVPSIFAASGAQNWQGTAHGERLVEGPSRGSPAGKVPVEETPSPSPCGPLAFHSKRGSKDGSTQTDGLPESSLGSPDGGPGAQLDSSPAHSMETMSAARTISLSDMVEILI